The following proteins come from a genomic window of Edaphobacter sp. 4G125:
- a CDS encoding glycosyltransferase family 4 protein, whose amino-acid sequence MRIVQAVFGVFHHFELARELERRGHLSVIYSTFPWKRLQREGVPHSKVETFPWLHTTEFLLQKYRIGNRWLSDQFGYSNALAFDDWTLRRIPACDVFIAISGAGLKTGRKIQQQGGVFICDRGSSHQRYQEQIVSDEYRRWGVDAPVSDERDTIREEKIYETADLITVPSGFAARSFVEMGVPAGKIRTIPLGVRLEKFQPAGEHSRETFDVLFAGSVSLRKGVPYLLEAFSKLKHPHKRLRFVGSISNEIRPILERMPKENVEFLGAVPQPQLAAWMQKSHVLVLPSIEDGFGMVLSQAMATGCPVIASTNTGGPDVLTDDKEGFIVPIRDVETLTDRMQQLVDDPDLRQRMSEASIRRVKSLGGWTDYGDQWERLLREVTGKA is encoded by the coding sequence ATGAGAATTGTTCAGGCTGTCTTTGGCGTCTTCCATCATTTTGAACTCGCGCGCGAGCTCGAACGCCGCGGACATCTTTCGGTAATCTATTCCACCTTCCCCTGGAAAAGACTCCAGCGGGAAGGTGTACCTCACTCCAAGGTTGAGACCTTTCCCTGGCTCCACACGACAGAGTTCCTTCTGCAGAAGTACCGCATAGGAAATCGCTGGCTCTCCGATCAATTCGGATACAGCAATGCGCTCGCCTTCGATGATTGGACGTTGCGAAGAATCCCCGCCTGCGACGTCTTTATCGCAATCTCCGGGGCTGGCTTGAAAACCGGCCGCAAGATCCAGCAACAAGGCGGAGTGTTCATCTGCGATCGAGGTTCTTCTCACCAACGCTATCAGGAGCAGATTGTCTCCGACGAATACCGTCGCTGGGGTGTCGATGCTCCGGTCAGCGACGAGCGTGACACCATCCGAGAAGAAAAGATCTACGAGACAGCCGATTTGATTACGGTCCCCTCCGGCTTTGCGGCTCGGTCGTTTGTCGAGATGGGCGTTCCTGCGGGAAAGATCAGGACCATCCCTCTCGGTGTTCGGCTGGAGAAGTTCCAGCCGGCAGGTGAGCACTCTCGTGAGACCTTCGACGTCCTGTTTGCCGGCTCAGTCAGCCTTCGCAAGGGAGTTCCCTATCTGCTGGAGGCTTTTTCAAAACTCAAGCATCCTCACAAGAGGCTCCGGTTCGTAGGCTCCATCAGTAATGAGATTCGTCCGATCCTGGAGCGCATGCCGAAGGAGAATGTAGAGTTTCTTGGAGCTGTTCCGCAACCTCAGCTTGCAGCATGGATGCAAAAGAGCCATGTCCTGGTTCTACCCAGCATTGAAGACGGTTTCGGGATGGTGCTGAGTCAGGCCATGGCCACGGGGTGCCCGGTTATTGCTTCAACTAATACTGGAGGTCCAGACGTCCTTACAGATGATAAAGAAGGGTTTATCGTTCCTATTCGTGATGTCGAAACCCTGACTGACAGGATGCAGCAGCTTGTCGACGATCCCGACCTGCGTCAACGGATGAGCGAAGCCTCGATCCGGCGGGTGAAGTCTCTCGGTGGCTGGACAGACTACGGCGATCAGTGGGAGAGGTTGCTCCGCGAGGTCACAGGCAAAGCCTAG
- the thiS gene encoding sulfur carrier protein ThiS — protein MPLTLVLNGQSRAFSELAPSASLEDLVKELGLKGDRVAVEHNGEIVPRTAWAATHLAEGDKLEVVHFVGGGIG, from the coding sequence ATGCCTCTAACCCTTGTTCTGAATGGTCAGTCCCGTGCATTTTCCGAACTTGCTCCGTCCGCCAGTCTTGAAGACCTGGTCAAAGAACTCGGACTCAAAGGAGACCGGGTTGCGGTCGAGCATAACGGCGAGATCGTTCCCAGAACAGCCTGGGCTGCTACACATCTGGCCGAAGGCGACAAACTTGAGGTTGTACATTTTGTCGGCGGCGGGATTGGCTAG
- the thiD gene encoding bifunctional hydroxymethylpyrimidine kinase/phosphomethylpyrimidine kinase — protein MQTVLSIAGFDPSSGAGITADLMVFAAHGLFGTSAITSLTVQSTLGVRNSQPVSPDLLRETLDCLHSDLPPAGVKLGMLATLEIVSVVADYLERLRSLSPVAPIVLDPVLRSSSGRELLSPGGLALLRERLLPLVNWVTPNLDELALLSGLKVTNQQEMVSAAQALAKNCPKLNIVATGGHLDQPDDLLLTAEGEQHWIVGERIDSNSTHGTGCAFSSALLSRLVRGEAPLEATKGAKEYVAEAIRRAVLLGYGKGPLNHLWPLR, from the coding sequence ATGCAGACTGTTCTTTCCATCGCTGGGTTTGACCCCTCCTCCGGAGCAGGAATCACCGCAGACCTGATGGTCTTCGCCGCGCACGGCTTGTTTGGGACCTCTGCAATCACCAGCTTGACGGTCCAATCGACGTTGGGAGTACGAAACAGCCAGCCTGTTTCTCCCGATCTGCTGCGCGAGACGCTCGATTGCCTCCATTCCGATCTTCCTCCTGCTGGAGTGAAACTGGGAATGCTGGCGACCCTGGAGATCGTATCTGTAGTAGCAGACTACCTGGAGCGTTTGCGGTCGCTTTCTCCAGTCGCGCCGATCGTGCTGGATCCTGTTTTGCGTTCCAGCTCAGGCAGGGAACTGCTGTCCCCGGGAGGGCTTGCCCTCCTCCGAGAACGCCTCCTGCCGCTCGTAAACTGGGTGACCCCCAACCTGGACGAGCTAGCTCTTCTCTCTGGGCTGAAAGTTACAAACCAGCAAGAGATGGTTTCGGCAGCACAGGCGTTAGCGAAAAACTGTCCGAAGTTGAATATCGTGGCTACGGGAGGTCATCTGGATCAACCGGACGATCTTCTGCTGACAGCCGAAGGGGAGCAACATTGGATTGTTGGCGAGCGGATCGACAGCAACTCTACTCACGGGACGGGCTGCGCATTTTCGAGCGCCTTACTCAGCAGGTTGGTTCGGGGCGAAGCGCCATTGGAAGCGACAAAGGGAGCAAAGGAATATGTAGCAGAAGCCATTCGCCGTGCCGTTCTACTCGGTTACGGCAAGGGGCCACTGAACCATCTTTGGCCTCTTCGCTGA
- a CDS encoding septal ring lytic transglycosylase RlpA family protein, producing MKIIPAKLRDAVVSPRRGLVIVTLLSALGITASASDPSVPVKDTVKGPEQQQGKGRHWFQVGVASWYGHYFQGKKTANGESYDMNGLTCAHRSLPLGSWIRVTNLKNRKSVFVRVNDRGPVPENRIVDLSYGAAKAVGISGIAKVKLETLRPGDPEMARQLIAQLQMPVAVGQGI from the coding sequence ATGAAGATCATTCCTGCGAAGCTGCGAGATGCTGTTGTCTCACCCCGGCGTGGGCTTGTTATCGTGACACTGCTTTCGGCGTTGGGAATCACAGCGTCGGCGAGCGATCCTTCTGTACCTGTGAAGGACACCGTAAAGGGTCCAGAACAGCAGCAAGGAAAAGGACGTCACTGGTTTCAAGTCGGTGTGGCGTCGTGGTACGGACACTACTTCCAGGGCAAGAAGACCGCCAACGGGGAGTCCTACGATATGAATGGACTCACCTGTGCGCACCGGAGTCTTCCCCTCGGGAGCTGGATCCGTGTAACCAACCTGAAGAACCGCAAGTCTGTGTTCGTTCGGGTCAATGACCGGGGGCCTGTTCCCGAGAATCGCATCGTCGATCTCTCGTATGGAGCAGCCAAGGCGGTCGGGATCAGCGGAATTGCCAAGGTGAAGCTGGAAACACTTCGTCCTGGCGATCCGGAGATGGCCCGACAGCTGATTGCCCAGCTCCAGATGCCGGTCGCGGTCGGACAGGGAATCTAA
- the pyrF gene encoding orotidine-5'-phosphate decarboxylase, which produces MKTPTNNAFFSADPRDRFAVALDVPDAKAALGLVDRLEDSCRWLKVGMELYYAAGNSLVESLQKRDFRIFLDLKLHDIPNTVAGAVRSVAGLGAELLTVHGGGGGAMLRAAAEAAEQLPQAPRLIAVTVLTSMDRGELTSVGVSASPAEQALRLAHLAKNCGIDGMVCSPEEAASLRSEIGPEAILVVPGIRPAGSAVDDQRRVASPGEAISRGASLLVVGRPITRAEDPAKAARAIVDEIAAARTV; this is translated from the coding sequence GTGAAAACTCCTACAAACAATGCCTTTTTCTCCGCTGATCCGCGGGACCGGTTTGCCGTTGCGCTGGATGTTCCAGATGCGAAAGCTGCGCTCGGCCTGGTCGATCGCCTGGAAGACAGCTGCCGCTGGCTGAAGGTCGGTATGGAGCTGTACTACGCCGCGGGCAACTCTCTTGTCGAGAGCCTGCAGAAACGCGACTTCCGCATCTTTCTCGATCTAAAACTTCACGATATTCCGAACACCGTGGCTGGGGCCGTTCGATCAGTAGCTGGCCTAGGGGCGGAGCTGCTGACCGTGCATGGAGGAGGGGGCGGAGCGATGCTGCGGGCAGCGGCCGAGGCCGCAGAGCAGCTTCCCCAGGCTCCCCGGCTGATCGCTGTGACGGTGCTGACCAGCATGGACCGGGGAGAGCTTACTTCGGTTGGAGTCTCGGCTTCTCCGGCGGAGCAAGCCCTGCGACTGGCACACCTGGCAAAGAACTGTGGCATCGATGGCATGGTCTGTTCGCCTGAGGAGGCTGCGTCTCTTCGAAGCGAGATCGGTCCTGAGGCGATTCTTGTCGTTCCGGGGATTCGCCCTGCAGGGTCCGCAGTGGACGATCAGCGGCGGGTTGCGAGTCCAGGCGAGGCGATCTCGCGGGGTGCTTCCCTGTTGGTGGTGGGGCGCCCGATCACACGAGCAGAAGACCCAGCTAAAGCAGCTCGTGCGATTGTGGATGAGATTGCTGCGGCGAGAACGGTTTGA
- a CDS encoding dimethylarginine dimethylaminohydrolase family protein, with translation MSTISAPDSSSRNLASLPHFDRPTYLMCPPEWYDVDYVINPWMAGNLHRPSRDLAYAQWKELHSHLQRLADVRLIPAQKGLPDMVFVGHTALVQHGVVALSSFAHPQRQAEEKHLRRWFESAGFLLWQTPRETSFEGEGDALFNAAGDHLWAAHGVRTCLQSHRHVADAWHVGVSSLHLVDPRFYHLDTCFAPLSEGHLLYFPKAFDKPSLARIEEAFAPEMRIVVTEAEAARFACNVINLGREIIMGTMGTDLANRLMNLGYNVTELNLSEFIRGGGSAKALALRLSDSRVTHGLPAHP, from the coding sequence ATGAGCACCATTTCAGCACCTGATTCATCTTCTCGTAACCTAGCCTCTCTTCCGCACTTTGACAGACCAACGTACTTGATGTGTCCACCGGAGTGGTATGACGTCGATTACGTCATCAATCCGTGGATGGCCGGCAATCTGCATCGTCCCTCCCGCGACCTTGCCTATGCGCAATGGAAGGAGCTTCACAGCCACCTTCAGCGTTTGGCCGATGTGAGACTGATTCCTGCGCAGAAGGGCCTGCCCGACATGGTCTTCGTCGGACACACCGCCCTCGTTCAGCACGGCGTTGTGGCTCTCTCCAGTTTTGCCCACCCTCAGCGCCAGGCCGAAGAAAAGCACCTGCGCCGCTGGTTCGAATCCGCAGGTTTCCTCCTCTGGCAGACGCCTCGTGAGACATCCTTTGAAGGAGAAGGGGACGCGCTCTTTAATGCCGCTGGTGACCATCTTTGGGCCGCGCACGGCGTCCGCACCTGCCTTCAGAGCCATCGCCATGTCGCCGATGCCTGGCACGTCGGCGTCAGCTCACTGCACCTCGTCGACCCGCGCTTCTACCATCTCGACACCTGTTTCGCTCCGCTCTCGGAAGGTCACCTGCTGTATTTCCCCAAGGCATTCGACAAGCCCTCGCTGGCCCGTATTGAAGAAGCCTTTGCCCCGGAGATGCGCATTGTCGTCACCGAAGCCGAAGCTGCTCGCTTCGCCTGCAACGTCATCAACCTGGGGCGGGAGATCATTATGGGGACGATGGGGACTGATCTCGCCAATCGCCTGATGAACTTGGGCTACAACGTCACGGAGCTGAACCTGAGCGAATTTATCCGTGGTGGAGGATCAGCGAAAGCTCTTGCCCTCCGCCTCAGCGACTCTCGGGTAACTCACGGACTTCCGGCCCACCCTTAA
- a CDS encoding Rcat domain-containing protein — MAKIAKTGDRKKVMDTQKSTDCPKCSKPTRIVKRVKDRERGVPGGVYISCSACEFFEKL; from the coding sequence ATGGCGAAGATTGCCAAAACAGGCGACCGTAAGAAGGTCATGGACACACAGAAGAGCACCGATTGCCCCAAGTGCTCCAAACCCACCCGTATCGTAAAGCGCGTCAAGGACCGCGAACGCGGAGTTCCCGGCGGAGTCTATATCTCCTGCTCGGCCTGTGAGTTCTTCGAAAAGCTCTAG